A single genomic interval of Astyanax mexicanus isolate ESR-SI-001 chromosome 4, AstMex3_surface, whole genome shotgun sequence harbors:
- the LOC125801355 gene encoding zinc finger protein 239-like — MKPSPDMEKHQHSVKSFTKQSNLKKHQRIHTGEKPYYCSDCGKSFTKQSHLKIHQRVHTGEKPYHCSDCGKIFTAPNTLKIHQRIHTGEKPYHCSDCGKSFTKQSNLKIHQRIHTGEKPYHCSDCGKSFTKQSNLKIHQRIHTGEKPYHCSDCGKTFNQQSKLKIHQRIHTGEKPYHCSDCGNSFTAPNTLKIHQRIHTGEKPYYCSDCGKGFTTQSNLKKHQRIHTGEKPYYCSDCGKSFTEPSSLKTHQRIHTGEKPYYCSDCGKSFTQQSNLQKHQRIHTGEKPYHCSDCGKSFNQQSKLKKHQRIHTGEKTVPNLSHGN; from the coding sequence atgaagccaagtcccgacatggagaaacatcagcactctgtcaagagttttactaaacagagtaatctcaaaaaacaccagcgcattcacacaggagagaaaccgtattactgctcagactgtgggaagagttttactaaacagagtcatctcaaaattcaccagcgcgttcacacaggagaaaaaccgtatcactgctcagactgcgggaagattTTTACTGCACCaaatactctcaaaatacaccagcgcattcacacaggagagaaaccgtatcactgctcagactgtgggaagagttttactaaacagagtaatctcaaaattcaccagcgcattcacacaggagagaaaccgtatcactgctcagactgtgggaagagttttactaaacagagtaatctcaaaattcaccagcgcattcacacaggagagaaaccatatcactgctcagactgtgggaagacttttaatcaacagagtaaactcaaaatacatcagcgcattcacacaggagagaaaccgtatcactgctcagactgtgggaacagttttactgcaccaaatactctcaaaatacaccagcgcattcacacaggagagaaaccgtattactgctcagactgtgggaagggttttactacacagagtaatcttaaaaaacaccagcgcattcacacaggagagaaaccgtattactgctcagactgtgggaagagttttactgaaccgagtagtctcaaaacacaccagcgcattcacacaggagagaaaccgtattactgctcagactgtgggaagagttttactcaacagagtaatcttcaaaaacaccagcgcattcacacaggagagaaaccgtatcactgctcagactgtgggaagagttttaatcaacagagtaaactcaaaaaacaccagcgcattcacacaggagagaaaactgtacCAAATTTGTCCCACGGCAATTAA